Within Carassius gibelio isolate Cgi1373 ecotype wild population from Czech Republic chromosome A21, carGib1.2-hapl.c, whole genome shotgun sequence, the genomic segment CAGACTACCCTCCACTTACATCTATGGTACACTTTTCAGTCTTTCAGGATTACAACTCACCTTTACTCTATATTACGATTTACATACATATTCTGGGGTGCTATTCATTGCTATTTCACACAAGAatttataataaaacacaaattacagcatgttggaaaaaaaaaaatcgatgccTCCTTTGTCTCTTTTGTAAATGGAACACTGAAGGATGACGTGGGTCCAGCGGAGAACCGTATTCCCTATAGACAGCAGGTCATCCGCGCGCTGGTTCAGCGCTACATCGAATCTGCCAGGAGAGAGTTTGAAGAGACGAAGCGCAAAGGTAAGACTCACAAGGTTTTGTTAAAGACTCATTGGATGTATTTATTCTGAAAAGTTGTAATGATTTGCCTTTAACAGACATTTGAATTATATCAGTTTCGAATTCTTTCAATAATATTTCTTGTCCCTAAGACCATACTCTGTTTTTTATAAGCGTACTCCTCCCTTATTATTCAATTCTGTGCTAGCTACTATATTGCATGTGTTTTCAgttacattttgcattattaagacATTAACACAAGGCAGTTATAGGAATTACTAAACATTTTTGCTCCTGGAGTGGCTACATTATGACGTAGTATCAGAGTTTTGACAAGTTTACAAGATACCATTCAGgttcttcaaagaaaaaaattaagtaaagagGGTTAGAAATATCTTGCTTTTAGTCATTTAgtcatattttaaatcatttataagtCATCTTGAGGCTCTGGCCCCctttatacatatacattcatACTATAGTTTTTACATGCACTGAAAATGTTGAAGTGATCTGGAATGTCTTTCCTCCAGACGTTGGGAACCGGATCACAGAGCTGAGCAAAGTGATTGGCCAGCTACATGCTGAAATGAAACAGATTCAAACGAACGTGTTTGACTACTCGGACAACACCAAGGGAGATCCGTCAGGAGGATCTTCTTTCCTGGGGAAGTACATCCTTGGAGCCAAAAACAACTTCAGGGGCTTCAACAGCAACGAGAGAAAGACTGTTCCATTACATGAGCCTTTACACCATGAACAACCAGCATTGGGGACTGTAGAAGAGAAGGAGGAAGAGACTGCAGACATGCAGGAGTCACCGGCCGCTGATACAGAGTCAGACAGGAAATCAAATGAAGAGCAAAACGGCGAGGGAGAAACGGATAATGCTGTGGAAGACATGAATGAGACAGATGGGGGAGGAGATGAAGGGGACATGGAGACGGGgaataatgatgtcactgatatTAGCATGGAGGCTGGTGCTGAAAAGAATACAAGTGAGACAGTCATAGATATAGAGGCCAATACAGATGCTGAAAGTGAAGCTAGAGCAAAAAGAGAAGATGAGATGATGGTGGAGGAGGAAACCAGTGATAATGAGGAGGAATTAAATGAAGAGGCCACAGGAGGAAAAGATCTAGATGATGCAGAGACGGAGAAAAACATAGAGGTTGAGGAAAGTAATGAAATGACAGAAGATGTAGTTGAAGTCATCAATGAAAATGCAGGAGAGGGCATCAAGATAAACCTGAGTCAGACGAGCCTAGTGAGTTTCTTAGCAAAGAGGATAGAGGAAAAGCTAGAGAGGAATTTTACTTTCATTGGAAACCAAGTATCATCACCAACTGGCAGTGATGACTCCCAAGACACCGGTTTTGGTTCTCAAGTATTTGACCTCTCAACTAGCAGTCCTTAATGATAGGAATAATTCTTCCAAGATTAGTTTGAAATGACTACTTTATGAGAACCATGAACCTAGCTGataacttttttgtgtgttttaagatATTAAAATGCTTTTCTACAGTGGCCTCAGAAAGTATTTAGACACTTTTGCCACACTAAAAATGTCTGAAATTTCATcacaactgaaaataaaatatcaaaggtGTAGTTTATCACTTTAACTATGAATATATTGACATCATTTgaatattgttacattttaaatataacttcaaactgttgtaaTAATTTGGAAGATTACAAAGTGAAATGTTCActtgagctatatatatatatatatatatatatatatatataaaataaatggcaATTGGTTATGCCATAGGAGATATAAAAAACTGAGTCTGCaagatttttttgaaagaaatgaatacttctaGCAATGCAAggtattgcatttatttgatcaaaaattaaacaaaccaaaaaaaaaaaaaaaaaaaaaaaaaaaaaacagtacaactGTCTCCTAAATtgataataagtttcttgagcaaatcagcatattagaataacttctaaaggatcacgtgacTGAAGACGaataatgaagctgaaaatgTATCTTGCATCATAggttcatttcatttaaaaatacattcaaatagaaaagttattttaaatcataatatttgacaatattagtTTTGCTGTATTTCCTACCAACCTCAAAACTTACAAACAGCAGTCTGTTTTTAAGTGTGCCTTATGTGACAAAATACTTTTTGGCGCCATTGTGTATACCGTATAACGTCCTTTGAAAGAAACATTCTGGTTGTTTGGTCTTCtgaaactgtaaaataatttgtaaatcaTGTAGATTAAATCATCATAGTAGTCATGTCATCTATAAAACTCATAGGGCACGATTTAGCAATATTGTactcaaaataaatatgcaatgtATAATGTCACTGTAATAGAAATTAATttctattaaaacaattatttattcatttgaactttctctctatacagtatatatataaaaacatgaatacatgGATGCATGAGAGCACATTTATCACCCTAGAGATCACATGCACATGTTGCAGCTTGTTTAGCACCTGCTGTTTGTGACACAGCTGCCTTTCCCATGAGGCCCCTGACTATTCATTAACCGGTCACCTGTAGCCTCAGACCCTCCCCATGCACCTCTACTGGAACGTCACACCTGTTCTCATAACCATAGGAATATATCAACCATTACAGCACACAGGGTAATGCTGGTGGAGTTACATCAGCAAACAATATCTGCAGCACTATTATATTTAACTTCATGAAAATGCTCGAAAATGTTAACGTTAATATACACTGTAATGTTAATGTGTTGACGGgcttggtggaatagatctgctatgccACTGCAGCAGAGCAAGTATGGAGACTTGCTACTGTCAATAAATccagacatactgctgctgcacatgtAACATGAAACTACCCCATAGCAGAtgtatacaggtggagctggggaaggtgaaggGTTTCTGACAGGggctgcaactgctacagcaagtactgaccaagtatttgaatgtgagcagcaagctcattggctgctgatccAATTAAAACCAATCAGCTGCACCATGTGAATAATAATGTGATTATATCAGACTAGGTTGACCTATCGGCCTGCACCATCTGGAGTTTTATGACTGGACTTTGGGTTAGAAGTTAAAAGGTGTTTAAATGCTAGTGAAACTGACTCAAAGTCAGTACTTAAAGCTAAACAAATCACACATACGTTTCCAAAAATATAATTCCCCGATGTCACATCTGCATAACACTAAAAATTACAATGAGTTCTGTGTTAACCCACCCATGAGTTCAATGGAACTCCACCTCAAGCATCATATTCAAAATTATTCCAAAACCACTTCATAAATTTGATCCAAGTTAGACTTTATTGAATTCATTCTTGGAATACAGaaattgtaaattaataattattctctaagcccatttaaaaaaagatataatacTGTACAAGATGCATATTGTTAGCCATCCTAATGTTCCTTGTCAACAGGAGATCAATTCATGAACCGCACATCAGACACTCATCACGGTTCTCCAATGAACACACCATAGCTGCTTTGTTGCGTTCTTTGGTTTCCTCCTCGTTGCTTGTACTTTCCTGCGTCTCCTTCAGTTTCTCTTTGTCGAGAGTGAACTGGATGGGGTTGGCGGCTGGTTTAGTTCTCAGGTAGTACATTCCTGTTTTAAGACCCTGTGGAGAACAGCAGATGCACCGTTGATCTATCAATTCTAACTTACAGACTTCCAAATCCTTGCTAAGGAAGTATCTATTCTATTTACCTGCTTCCAGCCATAGAAGTGCATGCTGGTCAGTTTGCCATAGTTGGGTTCAGCAATGTGGATGTTGAGGGACTGGCTCTGGTCAATGAAGGCTCCTCTGTCCGCAGCCATCTTTAAGATGGTCTTTTGAGAGATCTCCCACACAGTCTTATACAGCTCCTTCAGGTCATCTGGTATTGTGGGAATAGCCTACAAAAAGGAGGACATttaagaaggagaaaaaaaaaactgatattgtCATCCGAATTGGAAATGCCAACTAACCTGAATGGATCCGTTCTGACCGATTAGCTGGTTTTTCATTTCTTCGTTCCAAAGTCCTCGTTCTGTGAGGTCTTTGAGAAGATGTGGGTTCACGATCTAGAAGTAAATGTAACCCACCAGTTAATTTTACACAAAATCAGTAGTTTATCTGTTCTTGCACATGTATAATGTAACGCCAGGCTCACCTGAAACTCTCCAGACAGAACTCTGCGTGTGTAGATGTTGCTAGTATACGGCTCGATTGACTCGTTGTTGCCCAGGATCTGAGCGGTGGAAGCAGTGGGCATGGGAGCCAGCAGCAGACTGTTACGCACTCCATGCCTGAGAagcaaaaataagaaatattattccaacttatataaaatgatttataaaaattGACAAATGTACTATGCatacttaaaataaatcttatattgtgtctcatatttgtgctcttttttttaatcacaattacCAAACTATGTATTAAAACACTTCTCCATGACACTTCCAGGTCTTCCACAGATTTGTTGTGATTATGAATCATGAATCAAGTGGTTACTAACTTTGCGATCTTCTCCTTGAGTGCGGCCCAGTCCCACAGGTCTGTAGGTGTCTTCTCCCACATATCATACTGCAGGATCTGTGAAATCATGCCAGGAACAATTAGAGCCCTGTACATCTCAACTGATATCCAAATTCCTTATATAAGGATTCTACAGGTTTTTAAGACCCGCAGAAACTCTGCTTATATTACTATAACATCTAACTTACGCCCTTGCTCACAGGAGACCCGGCATATGTTTCATACGGCCCACATTCTGCAGCCAGCTCACAGCTGGACTCCAGCGCAGCGTAGTAGATGGTCTCAAAGATCTGTGTGTTGAGGAGCTGAGCCTCCGCGCTCTCAAAGGGGAAACGCATGAGGATAAAGGCATCAGCCAGACCCTGAACGCCGATACCGATGGGCCTGTGACGCTTGTTGGAATTCTCTGCCTGTTGTGTGAGAGAGAAGATCAGTCTCTACAGCAATTACAATAATGTAGGATATGTCTGAAGGCGGAAGTAAAACAGCGCTTCACCTCTCGCACTGGGTAGTAGTTGATATCGATGATTTTGTTCAGGTTCTTCACAATGACTTTCGTAACAGAGGCCAGCTTCTGGAAGTCAAAAGTTCGCTCTGGGGTGACGTACATGTTAAGTGCGATGGACGCCAGGTTGCAAACAGCCACCTATAAGAGAGAGTTTGTTCCTTCATGAACCCGCTTTCAAATAATCAACATGGCGTGTGACTGACAGTAAGCTACTCTGTTATACTTCATGTACACATTCTGCACTCCTTACCTCATCCTTACTGGTGTACTCTACAATTTCTGTGCACAGGTTACTGCATTTAATGGTGCCCAGGTTCTGCTGGTTGCTTTTGCGGTTGCAGGCGTCCTTGTAGAGCATGTAAGGTGTGCCAGTCTCTGTCTGAGACTCAATGATGGCATACCACAGCTGCTGAGCCTTCACCACACGCTTAGCTCTGCCCTCCTGCTCATATCTGGAGCAAAAGATCATTAAATGTGATTATTAAACCGTAATATCAACAGACATTAACAATTTTATAGTAGAAGCATTACTAATATTTTCATACTTCATGTAGAGCTTCTCAAATTCCTCTCCCCAGCACTCATCCAGCCCGGGACAGTCACTGGGGCACATCAGAGACCAGTCCTGCATGGGATAGGTTTTAAAATTAAGCATTTGAACTGAACTGGTTaaggaaataaatataaaaccataAACAAATATGCAACCATTGGAAAGTCTGGggaatgtataatgtatatatttgcatttatatgaaatcatctgatcaaaaataaagtttaacattttttaacacctttaaaaaatgtatgtctatatgaatatattttaaaatgggttgGAAACCTTTTGGACAtgaagtgacatttttttttatttttctggttaACCACTAATGATGGccattttgagaaaataaaaaagtagtttGCAGCTTTGCATCGGTCACTTATCAATTCTATCATAAAACCATTATACTGACTGATATTAATTGTCCATCTCACCTCTCTCTTTCAATGTTAAACTTATGCTTCGTAGGGctgtcaatcttttttttttaaacctgaatatttgtcaaaattaaaataaaagtccaCATTCAATTGCAAAAATGTTGCATTTGAATTTTAGGTGAGTGTTAATGAGGCAGCCTTATCAGTGTCGCACGCCTATCTAGGCGAAGCCACTAGATTCACTGATTGACTTTGGCCTTTTGTAGTAAACTATGCATacatacatgatgctgttttatttatagttgtttaagcaacttaataaataaataaataaataatgtatgttttatcaaaagcgacttatCAAttttcatgtgttcccggggaatcgaacctccAACCTTACGTTTGATaccgcaatgctctaccaattgagctacaggaacactaagtATACTTATAAGCAACTTAAgtataattggtttataaacattattttgaacATTTGGCACGTTTATATTTTCAACAGATAGTCATGTTCTCTTATGCtcaatgcgccctcttgtggcctcaggagaACAGCCAAAAGCTTTTCATTACCTTAACTGAAATTaggcattttaaatttgaatagaattcgaattttaataatatttaagcaCAAAacttgaatttagtttttcagccattttgacagccctaatgcaTTCCCCCACTTTGCATGCCATGTTGGCACACCTGCCATAGCTTGCCAACCCccgttttaaaatgtaatttattcctgtgatgccaaagtTCAATTTTCACCAGCAGTGTTGTATTGAGAAACATCTCAGATAGTTTGTGTGGTTTAATGTGTGCTCACCGCATTGGTCTCCACTCGCTTCATGAAGAGATCAGGGATCCAGAGGGCGTAAAACAGATCTCTAGCTCTCTGTTCCTCTTTACCAGTGTTCTTTTTAAGCTCTAGGAAGTCGAAAATGTCAAAATGCCAGGGCTCCAGGTACATGGCAAAAGCTCCAGGTCTCTGAGTTGAGGAGGAGAGGAAATGTCAGGTTTTTCCAAGCTAAATTTAAACATGTAAAATTTACATGTAAAATGCCTCACCTTATTTCCTCCTTGATCCACATAGCGTGCGGTGTTGTTGTAGACACGGAGCATAGGAACCAGGCCATTTGAGTTGCCATTTGTCTACAATAACAAAAGACACTGACTCAATCCAACTGCCAAGTTTAATAGTACCAGCTCCAGTAACCCGAAGACAGAGGAAACTCACCCCTGCGATGTAGCTGCCAGTGGCTCTAATGCAGCTCACTGCCACCCCGATACCTCCCGCAGACTTAGAAATGAGGGCGCACTGCTTCAGGGTGTCATAGATCCCCTCAA encodes:
- the LOC127942045 gene encoding ribonucleoside-diphosphate reductase large subunit codes for the protein MHVIKRDGRQERVMFDKITTRIQKLCYGLNAEFVDPTQITMKVIQGLYSGVTTVELDTLAAEITATLTTKHPDYAILAARIAVSNLHKETKKVFSEVMEDLYNYVNPLNGHHSPMISKETLDIVLANKDRLNSAIIFDRDFSYNFFGFKTLERSYLLKINGKVAERPQHMLMRVSVGIHKEDIAAAIETYNLLSEKWFTHASPTLFNAGTNRPQLSSCFLLAMKDDSIEGIYDTLKQCALISKSAGGIGVAVSCIRATGSYIAGTNGNSNGLVPMLRVYNNTARYVDQGGNKRPGAFAMYLEPWHFDIFDFLELKKNTGKEEQRARDLFYALWIPDLFMKRVETNADWSLMCPSDCPGLDECWGEEFEKLYMKYEQEGRAKRVVKAQQLWYAIIESQTETGTPYMLYKDACNRKSNQQNLGTIKCSNLCTEIVEYTSKDEVAVCNLASIALNMYVTPERTFDFQKLASVTKVIVKNLNKIIDINYYPVREAENSNKRHRPIGIGVQGLADAFILMRFPFESAEAQLLNTQIFETIYYAALESSCELAAECGPYETYAGSPVSKGILQYDMWEKTPTDLWDWAALKEKIAKHGVRNSLLLAPMPTASTAQILGNNESIEPYTSNIYTRRVLSGEFQIVNPHLLKDLTERGLWNEEMKNQLIGQNGSIQAIPTIPDDLKELYKTVWEISQKTILKMAADRGAFIDQSQSLNIHIAEPNYGKLTSMHFYGWKQGLKTGMYYLRTKPAANPIQFTLDKEKLKETQESTSNEEETKERNKAAMVCSLENRDECLMCGS